Proteins from a single region of Sphingomonas swuensis:
- the murD gene encoding UDP-N-acetylmuramoyl-L-alanine--D-glutamate ligase has translation MITAKAWKNKKYAVYGLARSGLATVRALLESGAEVTAWDRSEEARAKAEGATLLDLDSADLGQFDSLVVSPGVPLNTHPIAARAREAGVEIIGDIELFARARAELPPHKVVGITGTNGKSTTTALVHHILQTAGVPTTMGGNIGLPILSQDPLPEGGIYVLELSSYQIDLTRSLDCDVAVLLNITPDHLDRYESFDAYAASKLRLFEMKPRGAVIPRPLVRRFHPFSRREDIPHDILAPDDYSFSDQEKWPALQGPHNAENAAAAISASELLGLDFLQIYGALRTYPGLPHRMERVRERNGTLFVNDSKATNAEAAAPALAAYPRIRWIVGGQAKSEELGDTAKHLDHVVRAYTIGEAGPIFAALLRALGVDVSEVETLENAVKCAAEDSQAGEVVLLSPACASFDQFRDYEARGEAFRAYVGAL, from the coding sequence GTGATCACGGCCAAGGCCTGGAAGAACAAGAAATACGCCGTCTACGGGCTCGCCCGCTCCGGCCTCGCGACCGTGCGCGCGCTGCTGGAGAGCGGGGCCGAGGTGACGGCTTGGGATCGTAGCGAGGAGGCGCGCGCGAAGGCCGAGGGAGCGACGCTGCTCGACCTCGACAGCGCCGACCTTGGCCAATTCGACAGCCTGGTCGTCTCGCCTGGCGTGCCGCTCAACACTCACCCGATCGCCGCCCGGGCGCGGGAGGCGGGGGTCGAGATTATCGGCGACATCGAACTCTTCGCCCGCGCCCGTGCCGAGCTCCCGCCGCACAAGGTGGTCGGGATCACCGGCACCAACGGCAAGAGCACCACGACGGCGCTGGTCCACCACATCCTCCAGACCGCTGGTGTGCCGACCACCATGGGCGGCAACATCGGCCTGCCGATCCTTAGCCAGGATCCGCTGCCGGAAGGCGGAATCTATGTGCTCGAGTTGTCCAGCTACCAGATCGACCTGACCCGGAGCCTCGACTGCGACGTCGCGGTGCTGCTCAACATCACTCCGGATCATCTGGATCGGTACGAGAGCTTTGACGCATACGCCGCCTCCAAACTCCGATTGTTCGAAATGAAGCCACGCGGTGCCGTCATACCCAGACCTCTGGTACGACGTTTTCACCCATTCTCACGACGCGAGGACATCCCGCACGACATTCTTGCTCCCGACGATTACTCGTTTTCGGATCAGGAGAAGTGGCCAGCGCTACAAGGTCCTCACAATGCCGAAAATGCTGCGGCCGCAATCTCTGCGAGCGAATTGCTTGGCTTAGATTTTCTGCAAATCTACGGGGCTCTTCGCACATATCCCGGCCTCCCCCACCGCATGGAGCGGGTGCGCGAGCGGAACGGCACTCTCTTCGTCAACGACAGCAAGGCGACCAATGCCGAGGCCGCTGCGCCGGCGCTCGCCGCTTACCCGCGCATCCGCTGGATCGTCGGCGGACAGGCGAAGAGCGAGGAGCTTGGCGACACCGCCAAGCACCTCGACCATGTCGTGCGCGCCTACACCATCGGCGAGGCCGGGCCGATTTTCGCCGCGCTGCTCCGGGCACTCGGAGTTGACGTCAGCGAGGTCGAGACTCTTGAAAATGCGGTGAAATGCGCGGCCGAGGATTCCCAGGCGGGAGAGGTTGTTCTACTCTCCCCCGCCTGCGCCTCGTTCGACCAGTTCCGGGACTATGAAGCGCGTGGGGAGGCCTTCAGGGCCTACGTGGGGGCATTATGA
- the murG gene encoding undecaprenyldiphospho-muramoylpentapeptide beta-N-acetylglucosaminyltransferase: MQFVLAAGGTGGHMIPAHALAAELKARGHGVLLITDARGAKIPGLFKDVPVHVLPAGRLSKTPWGLVKAARSVMAGRREAKALYAKHRPDAVVGFGGYPAFPALLAASAKGIPTVLHEQNAVLGRVNRLLAGRAAAIGTAYERVERLKPRDAAKVVLVGNPVRASIVRLGEMPFPAFDEVAPLKLLVTGGSQGATVLGEVVPDGLGALQEGLRHRLQVIQQCRPDDIERVRATYRALGIPAELSTYIEDMDSKLGECHLMIGRAGASTIAELTAAGRPAILVPLPIATDDHQTANAREMARAGGARMIPQPGFTPQTLARQIEALADDPEALSNAAARSLSVGRPHAARDLANLVERIGGGESVLPVGRVQATPPTATFAPAGAAA; the protein is encoded by the coding sequence ATGCAATTCGTTCTCGCCGCCGGAGGAACCGGCGGCCACATGATCCCCGCCCATGCGCTCGCCGCCGAACTGAAGGCGCGCGGCCATGGCGTGCTGCTCATCACCGACGCGCGCGGCGCCAAGATCCCCGGCCTGTTCAAGGACGTGCCGGTGCATGTCCTTCCCGCCGGACGGCTGAGCAAGACCCCCTGGGGCCTCGTCAAGGCGGCGCGCTCGGTGATGGCCGGCCGGCGCGAGGCGAAGGCACTCTACGCCAAGCACCGTCCCGACGCGGTGGTCGGCTTCGGCGGCTATCCCGCCTTCCCGGCGCTGCTCGCTGCTTCGGCCAAGGGCATTCCGACCGTGCTGCACGAGCAGAATGCCGTGCTCGGTCGGGTCAACCGGCTGCTTGCCGGACGCGCGGCGGCGATCGGCACGGCCTATGAGCGGGTCGAACGCCTCAAGCCGCGCGACGCCGCCAAGGTCGTGCTGGTCGGCAATCCCGTGCGGGCAAGCATCGTCCGGCTGGGCGAGATGCCCTTCCCGGCGTTCGACGAGGTGGCACCGCTCAAGCTGCTCGTGACCGGCGGAAGCCAGGGTGCCACGGTGCTCGGCGAAGTGGTGCCCGACGGGCTCGGAGCGCTCCAGGAAGGGCTTCGCCACCGACTTCAGGTCATCCAGCAGTGCCGGCCCGACGATATCGAGCGGGTCCGCGCGACCTACCGCGCGCTCGGCATCCCGGCCGAACTCTCCACCTACATCGAGGACATGGACAGCAAGCTTGGCGAGTGCCACCTGATGATCGGCCGCGCCGGTGCCTCGACCATCGCCGAGCTGACCGCGGCGGGCCGCCCGGCGATCCTCGTGCCCCTGCCGATCGCCACCGACGACCACCAGACCGCCAACGCACGCGAAATGGCGCGGGCAGGCGGGGCGCGGATGATCCCGCAGCCCGGCTTCACCCCGCAGACGCTGGCCCGGCAGATCGAGGCGCTCGCCGACGATCCCGAGGCGCTCTCCAATGCCGCTGCGCGCTCGCTGTCGGTCGGACGCCCGCATGCCGCGCGCGACCTCGCCAACCTCGTCGAGCGGATCGGCGGCGGCGAGTCGGTGCTGCCGGTCGGGAGGGTGCAGGCAACTCCGCCCACGGCGACCTTCGCTCCGGCGGGAGCCGCGGCATGA
- the rsmH gene encoding 16S rRNA (cytosine(1402)-N(4))-methyltransferase RsmH, which produces MSGNPSSVSGAPAHKPVLVDEVVAGLAIVPGEVHVDGTFGAGGYTRAMLGAGAGRVIAFDRDPDAIATGPSLVPDSRLTLVHERFSAMGEVLAEMGAAPVDGITLDIGVSSMQLDQRERGFSFRDDGPLDMRMSQEGPTAADFLNTADEAEIARVIRTYGDEPKARGLARAIVAARPLTRTSELSAVCRKVLGWHAGMKTDPATRTFQAIRIHVNAELEELEAGLEAAERSLREGGRLAVVTFHSLEDRIVKQFLKVRSGAAPAGSRHRPAVADGPAPTFRQVAKPVAPSEAELKDNPRARSARLRTAIRTDAPAIPRKAA; this is translated from the coding sequence GTGAGCGGGAATCCCTCCTCCGTTTCTGGTGCCCCCGCACACAAGCCGGTGCTGGTGGATGAAGTCGTCGCAGGCCTCGCCATTGTCCCGGGTGAAGTCCATGTCGACGGCACGTTCGGGGCTGGCGGCTATACGCGCGCCATGCTCGGGGCGGGGGCGGGACGAGTGATTGCCTTTGATCGCGACCCTGACGCGATCGCCACGGGGCCGTCACTCGTCCCGGACTCGCGCCTGACGCTCGTCCACGAACGCTTTTCCGCCATGGGCGAGGTGCTCGCCGAGATGGGCGCCGCTCCGGTCGACGGGATCACCCTCGACATCGGCGTCAGCTCGATGCAGCTCGACCAGCGCGAGCGCGGCTTCTCCTTCCGCGATGACGGCCCGCTCGACATGCGGATGAGCCAGGAAGGCCCGACCGCCGCCGACTTCCTCAACACCGCCGACGAGGCCGAGATTGCGCGCGTCATCCGCACCTATGGCGACGAGCCGAAGGCGCGCGGCCTGGCCCGGGCGATCGTCGCGGCGCGTCCGCTGACCCGCACTTCCGAGCTGTCGGCGGTCTGCCGCAAGGTGCTCGGCTGGCATGCGGGGATGAAGACCGACCCGGCGACCCGCACCTTCCAGGCGATCCGGATCCACGTGAATGCCGAGCTCGAGGAGCTCGAGGCGGGGCTCGAGGCGGCCGAGCGCAGCCTGCGTGAAGGCGGCCGTCTCGCGGTGGTGACCTTCCACAGCCTCGAGGACCGGATCGTCAAGCAGTTCCTCAAGGTGCGGAGTGGGGCCGCGCCGGCCGGCTCTCGCCACCGTCCCGCGGTGGCTGACGGGCCGGCCCCAACATTTCGTCAGGTCGCCAAGCCGGTCGCCCCGAGCGAGGCCGAACTGAAGGACAATCCGCGGGCCCGTTCCGCCCGCCTGCGCACGGCCATCCGGACCGACGCCCCCGCAATCCCCAGAAAGGCAGCATGA
- a CDS encoding UDP-N-acetylmuramoyl-L-alanyl-D-glutamate--2,6-diaminopimelate ligase, translating into MRLSELLDVPVGVDPAVDAEVTGFAIDHRKVAPGTVFGAFQGSSRNGEDFIPAAIAAGAVAVVARPEAQVSGALHVADAEPRRRFADLAARYFAPYPETIVAVTGTNGKTSTVEMTRQLWRMAGHRSASVGTLGVTTADDQVKTGLTTPDIVTFLSNMAGLRTMGIGHVAYEASSHGLDQYRSEGLPVAAAAFTNFSRDHLDYHGTMEAYFEAKMRLFEEVVEEGGSAVIWTGDPRSREVAERARRRGLQLLTVGPGGETIDLKARSASPLGQTLQLGHGDRDWTLKLPLIGAYQAANVLVAAGLVLATGGEWAQTFAGLARLSPVRGRLERAVITKAGAPVYIDYAHTPDALDAAIAALRPHVEGRLITVFGAGGDRDEGKRPEMGRVAAAASDLVIVTDDNPRSEDPANIRRAILEAAPDAREIGGRREAIAAALAEARDGDIVLLAGKGHETVQIVGDSAMPFDDAQVARECAA; encoded by the coding sequence ATGCGCCTGTCCGAATTGCTCGACGTCCCGGTCGGCGTTGATCCCGCGGTCGATGCCGAGGTGACCGGCTTCGCAATCGACCATCGCAAGGTCGCGCCCGGTACCGTGTTCGGCGCCTTCCAAGGCAGCAGCCGCAACGGCGAGGACTTCATCCCGGCCGCGATCGCCGCCGGAGCGGTCGCCGTGGTCGCGCGGCCCGAGGCGCAGGTGTCCGGCGCGCTGCACGTCGCCGATGCCGAGCCGCGCCGTCGCTTCGCCGACCTCGCCGCACGTTATTTCGCTCCCTATCCCGAGACGATCGTCGCGGTCACCGGAACCAACGGCAAGACCTCGACGGTGGAGATGACCCGCCAGCTATGGCGCATGGCGGGTCATCGTTCCGCTTCGGTCGGGACCCTCGGCGTGACCACCGCCGACGACCAGGTGAAGACCGGCCTGACCACCCCCGACATCGTCACCTTCCTGTCGAACATGGCGGGACTCCGGACGATGGGCATCGGCCATGTCGCCTACGAGGCATCGAGCCACGGCCTCGACCAGTATCGAAGCGAGGGCCTGCCCGTCGCCGCCGCGGCATTCACCAACTTCTCGCGCGACCATCTCGACTATCACGGCACGATGGAGGCCTATTTCGAGGCCAAGATGCGCCTGTTCGAGGAAGTCGTCGAAGAGGGCGGAAGCGCGGTGATCTGGACCGGCGACCCGCGCAGCCGCGAGGTCGCCGAGCGCGCCCGCCGCCGCGGCCTCCAGCTCCTGACCGTCGGACCGGGCGGGGAAACGATCGACCTCAAGGCACGCAGCGCAAGTCCGCTCGGCCAGACGCTTCAGCTCGGCCATGGCGACCGCGACTGGACCCTTAAGCTGCCGCTCATCGGTGCCTACCAGGCCGCCAACGTGCTGGTCGCGGCGGGGCTGGTGCTGGCGACCGGCGGGGAGTGGGCGCAGACCTTCGCCGGTCTCGCCCGGCTCAGCCCGGTGCGCGGGCGGCTCGAGCGCGCGGTCATCACCAAGGCGGGCGCGCCCGTCTACATCGATTATGCCCACACCCCCGATGCCCTCGACGCCGCGATCGCGGCGCTCCGACCCCATGTCGAAGGGCGGCTCATCACCGTCTTCGGAGCCGGCGGGGATCGCGACGAGGGCAAGAGGCCCGAGATGGGCCGGGTCGCCGCGGCGGCGAGCGACCTCGTGATCGTCACCGACGACAATCCGCGCAGCGAGGATCCGGCGAACATCCGTCGCGCGATCCTCGAGGCGGCTCCGGACGCGCGCGAGATCGGCGGCCGCCGAGAGGCGATCGCCGCCGCCCTGGCCGAGGCCCGCGACGGCGACATCGTGCTGCTCGCCGGCAAGGGCCACGAGACGGTCCAGATCGTCGGCGACTCGGCGATGCCGTTCGACGACGCCCAGGTCGCACGGGAGTGCGCGGCGTGA
- the mraY gene encoding phospho-N-acetylmuramoyl-pentapeptide-transferase: MLYLIAEYLGFPGLLNLVRYISFRAGAATATALAIGLLIGPWFINYLRVRQGKGQPIRADGPQTHLAKRGTPTMGGLLILISVTIACLLWMDLRSPYVWACLLVTGGFGAIGFLDDYDKVKKAHHAGIPGKVRLALEFIIAGFATWLMVRVSGTNLYIPFVQGSLLDIGWFYVAFGAFVIVAFGNAVNLTDGLDGLATMPVVIAALAFTLIAYLVGNARFADYLGIPHVLGAGDLTVLLLAVVGACLAFLWFNAPPAAVFMGDTGSLALGGALGAVAVATHHEFVLAIIGGLFVVEALSVIIQVAVYKKTGRRVFLMAPIHHHFEHKGWSEPTVVIRFWIIAFVLALAGLSTLKLR, translated from the coding sequence ATGCTCTACCTGATTGCGGAATATCTCGGTTTTCCGGGGCTGCTCAATCTCGTTCGTTACATCAGCTTCCGGGCCGGTGCGGCGACCGCGACCGCGCTCGCCATCGGGCTTCTGATCGGACCCTGGTTCATCAACTATCTGCGGGTGCGGCAGGGCAAGGGCCAGCCGATCCGCGCCGACGGGCCCCAGACTCATCTCGCCAAGCGCGGCACGCCGACCATGGGCGGGCTCCTGATCCTCATCTCGGTAACGATCGCCTGCCTGCTCTGGATGGACCTTCGCAGCCCCTATGTCTGGGCCTGCCTGCTGGTCACCGGCGGCTTCGGGGCGATCGGCTTCCTCGACGACTATGACAAGGTGAAGAAGGCGCACCATGCCGGCATCCCCGGCAAGGTCCGCCTGGCTCTCGAATTCATCATCGCGGGCTTCGCCACCTGGCTGATGGTGCGGGTGTCGGGGACCAACCTCTACATTCCCTTCGTCCAGGGCTCGCTGCTCGACATCGGCTGGTTCTACGTCGCCTTCGGCGCCTTCGTGATCGTCGCCTTCGGCAATGCGGTGAACCTGACCGACGGGCTGGACGGGCTCGCGACCATGCCGGTGGTGATCGCGGCGCTGGCCTTCACGCTGATCGCCTATCTCGTCGGCAACGCGCGCTTCGCCGACTATCTCGGCATCCCGCACGTGCTTGGAGCGGGCGACCTCACCGTGCTGTTGCTGGCGGTGGTCGGGGCGTGCCTTGCCTTCCTCTGGTTCAACGCCCCGCCGGCGGCGGTCTTCATGGGCGATACCGGAAGCCTGGCGCTGGGCGGAGCACTCGGCGCGGTGGCGGTCGCGACCCATCACGAGTTCGTGCTGGCGATCATCGGCGGCCTGTTCGTGGTCGAGGCGCTATCGGTCATCATCCAGGTCGCGGTCTACAAGAAGACCGGGCGGCGGGTGTTCCTGATGGCGCCGATCCACCACCATTTCGAGCACAAGGGCTGGAGCGAGCCGACGGTCGTGATCCGCTTCTGGATCATCGCCTTCGTGCTGGCACTGGCCGGCCTCTCCACGCTGAAGCTGCGGTGA
- a CDS encoding penicillin-binding protein 2 has translation MNAPTPALVARPERLRLVGQRRQFLAIMHQRLMVGMLVFSLVVGVVLLRLTWLGLFGDHAGRQGGPSTLLPARGDIVDRDGHPLARTIDSWTVALQPSKVIGDKGALAAQLARLMPEKSAAAWLAEINSPKKFIYLRRRAAPRLVQALNALGEPGIALSREPDRLYPQTDLAAHVLGFTNIDGHGAAGMERAFDEYLSDSGTRGEPLTLSINSRVQQALEHELLNAKAQFSALGAAGVLLDIHTGEVLAMTSLPQLNPNIAGNMDPEAQFNRATFGTFELGSTFKPFTVAMALDTGDVKSMGQIYPCYDKFMRPNGRVVTDTHPFGRPCSVAEIMMESSNIGTAQIAGQVGTERQRHFLKGMGFLDTVEVELRERAKAQTIPKQNWDLSTTMTVGFGHAIAVTPLHLALGYATLYNGGIYRPATLLKVGKGHPVAKGRRVFSEDTSYKMRALLRLVVTKGTGKKADAVGYRVGGKTGTAEKIIGGRYSKTVNITSFAGVFPMDEPRYAMVVMLDEPKATADTYGWRTAGWNAAPTFGKVVARIAPMLGVRPDLKRDANMGEVMPFVREEK, from the coding sequence ATGAACGCTCCGACCCCCGCTCTCGTCGCCCGGCCCGAGCGGCTTCGACTGGTCGGACAACGGCGCCAGTTCCTCGCCATCATGCACCAGCGGCTGATGGTCGGCATGCTGGTCTTCTCGCTGGTGGTCGGGGTGGTCCTGCTGCGGCTGACCTGGCTCGGCCTGTTCGGCGATCACGCGGGCCGGCAGGGCGGCCCCTCGACGCTGCTTCCCGCGCGCGGCGACATCGTCGATCGCGACGGCCATCCGCTGGCCCGCACGATCGACAGCTGGACCGTCGCGCTGCAGCCCTCGAAGGTGATCGGCGACAAGGGCGCGCTGGCCGCCCAGCTCGCCCGGCTGATGCCCGAGAAGTCGGCCGCGGCTTGGCTTGCCGAGATCAACAGCCCCAAGAAGTTCATCTACCTCCGCCGCCGCGCCGCGCCGCGGCTGGTGCAGGCGCTGAACGCACTGGGCGAACCGGGCATTGCGCTCAGCCGCGAGCCCGATCGCCTTTACCCGCAGACCGACCTTGCCGCCCACGTGCTCGGCTTCACCAACATCGACGGCCACGGCGCCGCCGGGATGGAGCGGGCCTTCGACGAGTATCTGTCCGACTCCGGCACCCGCGGCGAGCCGCTGACCCTGTCGATCAACAGCCGGGTCCAGCAGGCGCTCGAGCATGAGCTGCTGAACGCCAAGGCGCAATTCAGCGCACTGGGCGCGGCGGGCGTGCTGCTCGACATCCACACCGGCGAGGTGCTGGCGATGACCAGCCTGCCGCAGCTCAATCCCAACATCGCGGGCAACATGGATCCCGAAGCGCAGTTCAACCGCGCCACCTTCGGTACCTTCGAATTGGGCTCGACCTTCAAGCCGTTCACCGTCGCCATGGCGCTCGACACCGGCGACGTGAAGTCGATGGGCCAGATCTATCCCTGCTACGACAAGTTCATGCGCCCCAACGGGCGGGTGGTCACCGACACCCATCCCTTCGGCCGGCCCTGCTCGGTCGCCGAGATCATGATGGAAAGCTCGAACATCGGGACCGCGCAGATCGCCGGTCAGGTCGGGACCGAGCGCCAGCGCCACTTCCTCAAGGGCATGGGGTTCCTCGACACGGTCGAGGTCGAGCTTCGCGAGCGGGCCAAGGCGCAGACCATCCCGAAGCAGAATTGGGACCTGTCGACCACCATGACCGTCGGCTTCGGCCACGCGATCGCGGTCACTCCGCTCCACCTCGCGCTCGGCTATGCGACGCTCTACAACGGCGGCATCTATCGGCCTGCGACGCTGCTCAAGGTCGGCAAGGGCCACCCGGTCGCCAAGGGGCGGCGCGTGTTCAGCGAGGACACCAGCTACAAGATGCGGGCGCTGCTCCGGCTGGTCGTGACCAAGGGCACCGGCAAGAAGGCCGACGCGGTCGGCTATCGGGTCGGCGGCAAGACCGGCACCGCCGAGAAAATCATCGGCGGGCGCTATTCCAAGACGGTGAACATCACCTCCTTCGCGGGCGTTTTCCCGATGGACGAGCCCCGCTATGCGATGGTCGTGATGCTCGACGAACCCAAGGCCACGGCCGACACCTATGGCTGGCGCACCGCCGGCTGGAACGCGGCCCCGACTTTCGGCAAGGTGGTGGCGAGGATCGCGCCGATGCTCGGCGTCCGGCCCGACCTCAAGCGTGATGCCAATATGGGCGAGGTGATGCCCTTCGTTCGCGAAGAGAAGTAG
- a CDS encoding putative peptidoglycan glycosyltransferase FtsW: MNGVLAKAFPIDTSNRYGRADRSAVGRWFWEIDRVLLLLVAILIAVGLVAVAAASPAAAERYSGGSVRFASLHYFYRQLVWIAVSLPVMVLISMMPRERLRRLCLIGAAACIGALLLVPVIGPEVNGARRWLGFGFAQVQPSEFLKPFFIVTTAWLLSLKEKDKGLPVMLLSGAFTGLVAVLLMIQPDFGSTIIFGTVWVAMIALAGANLRALAIMGVGGVIGVILAYFFYDVATVRIDGFLFGEGDNFQVENAMRTLTAGGLLGMGPGGGTRKFHLPEPHTDYIFSVIGEEFGLIACMAIAAIYCAIVVRVLVKLLDEDEPFAILAAAGLACQFGLQALINMAVNVQLAPSKGMTLPFISYGGSSMLALSIGMGLLLAFTRRNPYLKRSPYVVTWNGER; this comes from the coding sequence ATGAACGGCGTTCTGGCGAAGGCCTTTCCGATCGACACGAGCAATCGCTACGGGCGCGCCGACCGCTCGGCGGTGGGCCGCTGGTTCTGGGAGATCGACCGCGTCCTGCTGCTGCTTGTCGCGATCCTGATCGCGGTCGGCCTCGTCGCCGTTGCCGCCGCGTCGCCGGCAGCGGCCGAGCGCTATTCGGGCGGCTCGGTGCGCTTCGCCTCGCTCCATTATTTCTACCGCCAGCTGGTATGGATCGCGGTCTCGCTGCCGGTGATGGTGCTGATCTCGATGATGCCGCGCGAGCGGCTCCGCCGGCTGTGCCTGATCGGCGCCGCGGCCTGCATCGGCGCGCTGCTGCTGGTGCCGGTGATCGGGCCCGAGGTGAACGGCGCCCGCCGCTGGCTCGGCTTCGGCTTCGCCCAGGTCCAGCCGTCCGAGTTCCTCAAGCCCTTCTTCATCGTCACCACCGCCTGGCTGCTGAGCCTCAAGGAGAAGGACAAGGGGCTTCCGGTCATGCTCCTGTCGGGCGCCTTCACCGGCCTCGTCGCGGTGCTGCTGATGATCCAGCCCGACTTCGGCTCGACCATCATCTTCGGAACCGTGTGGGTGGCGATGATCGCCCTGGCCGGAGCCAACCTCCGCGCGCTCGCGATCATGGGCGTCGGCGGGGTGATCGGGGTCATCCTCGCCTACTTCTTCTATGACGTGGCGACGGTCCGCATCGACGGCTTCCTGTTCGGCGAGGGCGACAATTTCCAGGTCGAGAATGCGATGCGCACGCTGACCGCGGGCGGGCTGCTCGGCATGGGTCCGGGCGGCGGCACCCGCAAGTTCCACCTGCCCGAGCCGCACACCGACTATATCTTCTCGGTGATCGGCGAGGAGTTCGGGCTGATCGCCTGCATGGCGATCGCCGCCATCTATTGCGCGATAGTGGTCCGGGTCCTGGTGAAGCTGCTCGACGAGGACGAGCCCTTCGCGATCCTCGCCGCCGCCGGCCTCGCCTGCCAGTTCGGGCTGCAGGCGCTGATCAACATGGCGGTCAACGTCCAGCTCGCCCCGTCCAAGGGCATGACGCTTCCCTTCATCTCCTATGGCGGAAGCTCGATGCTGGCGCTGTCGATCGGGATGGGGCTGCTGCTCGCCTTTACCCGCCGGAACCCGTATCTGAAGCGCTCGCCCTATGTCGTGACATGGAATGGGGAGCGTTAG
- a CDS encoding UDP-N-acetylmuramoyl-tripeptide--D-alanyl-D-alanine ligase — MSGALWTSAEIAAATGGTVSQPFEVTGVTFDSREVEHGWLFVAMPGTVADGHDFVPGAFVKGAVGALVSKPVDGPHVLVEDVPAALEALAKASRARMTGTVLGVTGSVGKTSTKEALAAALERRHRGKVHRSLKSYNNHTGVPLSLARMPRDSVYGVFEMGMNHEGEIRGLVAMVRPHVALITAIASAHIENLGSMEAIADAKGEIFEGLEPGGTAIIPNDTPWRDRLLKAARRHAETIRTFGSGDADVTAVHAVRADNGGSLVTARLAGADLTYNIAQPGEHWVSNSLAVLAAVEAAGADLAAAGLALGDMGGLKGRGERHRVSVGEGTALLIDESYNANPASMAATLAILGAEQVSGRRLAVLGTMREMGDHGPAAHAALAEPILAARVDELVLVGEEMAVLEEALGGRVPVTRVADAVEATAVLQRLLGAGDAVLVKASNGVGLASLVSAVAGGAAPCST; from the coding sequence GTGAGCGGCGCGCTGTGGACCTCGGCCGAGATCGCGGCGGCGACCGGCGGCACCGTCTCGCAGCCGTTCGAGGTCACCGGGGTGACCTTCGACAGCCGCGAGGTCGAGCACGGCTGGCTGTTCGTCGCCATGCCGGGCACCGTCGCCGACGGCCATGACTTCGTGCCCGGCGCCTTCGTCAAGGGCGCCGTCGGTGCATTGGTGTCGAAGCCCGTCGACGGCCCTCACGTGCTGGTCGAGGACGTTCCCGCCGCGCTCGAGGCGCTGGCGAAGGCGAGCCGCGCGCGGATGACGGGCACGGTGCTCGGGGTCACCGGCTCGGTCGGCAAGACCAGCACCAAGGAGGCACTGGCGGCGGCGCTCGAGCGGCGGCACCGCGGCAAGGTCCACCGCAGCCTCAAAAGCTACAACAATCATACGGGCGTGCCGCTGAGCCTGGCGCGGATGCCGCGCGACAGCGTCTATGGCGTGTTCGAGATGGGCATGAACCACGAGGGCGAGATCCGCGGTCTCGTCGCCATGGTCCGCCCGCACGTCGCGCTGATCACCGCCATCGCCTCGGCGCATATCGAGAACCTCGGTTCGATGGAGGCGATCGCCGACGCCAAGGGCGAGATTTTCGAGGGGCTTGAGCCCGGCGGCACCGCGATCATCCCCAACGACACGCCCTGGCGCGACCGCCTGCTCAAGGCTGCCCGGCGCCATGCCGAGACCATCCGCACCTTCGGCTCGGGCGACGCCGACGTCACCGCGGTTCACGCGGTCCGCGCCGACAATGGCGGAAGTCTGGTGACGGCGCGGCTGGCGGGCGCGGACCTCACCTACAACATCGCCCAGCCGGGCGAGCATTGGGTCTCGAACAGCCTCGCGGTGCTGGCCGCGGTCGAGGCGGCGGGCGCCGACCTCGCCGCCGCCGGCCTCGCGCTCGGCGACATGGGCGGCCTGAAGGGCCGCGGCGAGCGGCACCGGGTGTCGGTCGGCGAGGGTACCGCCCTGCTGATCGACGAAAGCTACAACGCCAATCCGGCGAGCATGGCGGCGACGCTTGCGATCCTTGGCGCCGAGCAGGTGAGCGGGCGGCGGCTCGCTGTGCTCGGAACGATGCGCGAGATGGGCGACCATGGTCCCGCCGCGCATGCCGCGCTTGCCGAGCCGATCCTTGCCGCCCGGGTCGACGAGCTCGTCCTCGTCGGCGAGGAGATGGCGGTGCTCGAGGAGGCGCTCGGCGGACGGGTGCCGGTCACCCGCGTCGCCGATGCCGTCGAGGCGACTGCCGTGCTCCAGCGTCTGCTCGGCGCAGGCGACGCGGTCCTGGTCAAGGCGTCGAACGGTGTCGGACTTGCATCGCTGGTCAGCGCAGTGGCAGGGGGCGCCGCACCATGCTCTACCTGA